A genomic segment from Peribacillus sp. ACCC06369 encodes:
- the proC gene encoding pyrroline-5-carboxylate reductase, with the protein MNKKIGFIGCGKMGEAMLEGMLHAEVISPDGIMVSSASVETKTKITTKYKVKGTLDNKEVAGFADFLFLGIQPAMHEQVLEEVKNHVKDDVVIITMAAGITVSLVENCFGKSVKVVRTMPNTPSLVGEGMTAMSINDEITDADIEDVTALLNSFGKTEILHEDLMDAVPAISGSSPAYVYMFIEALADGGVRDGIPRKQAYRMAAQAVMGAAKMVLETERHPAALKDDVCTPGGSTITAVASLEENQLRSSILQAMKACTDKTKGFSK; encoded by the coding sequence ATGAATAAAAAAATTGGGTTTATTGGATGCGGTAAAATGGGTGAGGCAATGCTTGAGGGCATGTTGCATGCAGAGGTCATTTCACCTGATGGAATCATGGTCAGTTCAGCGAGTGTGGAAACGAAAACTAAAATCACCACGAAATATAAGGTTAAAGGCACTTTGGATAATAAAGAGGTTGCCGGTTTTGCCGATTTTCTTTTTCTAGGGATTCAACCTGCCATGCATGAGCAAGTGCTTGAAGAAGTAAAGAATCATGTGAAAGATGACGTTGTAATCATTACCATGGCTGCTGGGATCACTGTATCTCTAGTTGAGAACTGCTTCGGAAAAAGCGTGAAAGTTGTCCGGACGATGCCCAACACTCCTTCACTTGTAGGTGAAGGCATGACGGCAATGAGCATTAATGATGAAATTACCGATGCTGATATAGAGGATGTGACTGCGCTGCTGAATAGTTTCGGTAAAACGGAAATCCTCCATGAAGATCTGATGGACGCAGTACCGGCCATCAGCGGTTCGTCGCCTGCTTATGTATACATGTTCATCGAGGCGCTGGCTGATGGAGGGGTCCGTGATGGCATTCCACGAAAACAAGCATACCGAATGGCAGCACAAGCTGTAATGGGCGCTGCTAAAATGGTACTAGAAACGGAAAGACATCCTGCTGCTTTAAAGGATGATGTCTGCACGCCGGGTGGTTCAACGATAACTGCGGTAGCGTCATTAGAAGAGAACCAGCTTAGATCAAGCATTCTACAGGCAATGAAGGCCTGCACGGATAAAACGAAAGGTTTCAGTAAATGA
- a CDS encoding FAD-linked oxidase C-terminal domain-containing protein: protein MNGYIEELRKILTEEQVTVNETLLEQHSHDESYHTPHLPDMVIYPRDTAEVSSVMRYANEHEIPVIPFGLGSSLEGHVVPVKGGISLDLSLMNQVLEIRENDFLVKVQPGVTRTQLNKELKRYGLFFSVDPGADATLGGMAATNASGTTSVKYGIMRDQVRDLEVVLANGEVIHSGSLATKSSSGIHLNGLFVGSEGTLGVFTELTLKVYGIPEVTMAGRASFPTVEQAVSAVNGIMLAGIPIARIELVDAESIKKVNQFMDKSYDVKPTLFLEFHGNFAGLEQDVKFAKEIVSDFDCGDIQFETDSKARNALWEARHNLAYAFIHSAPGKKLMVTDVSVPLHELSDAILDARKKVEQSKVEGAIVGHVGDGNYHVLFMIDLKNPEEVKEAKWLNEEIVEFALTKGGTCTGEHGVGLGKSKYQRREHGAAYEVMKTIKQALDPKGIMNPGKIFID from the coding sequence ATGAATGGTTATATAGAAGAATTAAGGAAGATTCTGACGGAAGAACAAGTAACGGTGAATGAAACATTATTGGAACAGCACAGCCATGATGAATCCTATCACACTCCTCATTTACCGGATATGGTCATATATCCAAGGGATACTGCGGAAGTCAGCTCAGTCATGCGTTATGCGAATGAGCATGAAATACCGGTCATTCCTTTTGGATTGGGATCAAGTTTGGAAGGTCATGTCGTTCCAGTCAAAGGGGGAATTTCACTGGATTTGTCCTTGATGAATCAAGTATTGGAAATCAGGGAAAATGATTTCCTTGTGAAGGTCCAACCAGGTGTGACAAGGACGCAACTCAATAAAGAATTAAAAAGGTACGGTTTGTTCTTTTCCGTCGATCCGGGTGCCGATGCTACATTGGGAGGGATGGCAGCTACGAATGCAAGTGGGACGACCTCGGTCAAATATGGGATAATGCGCGATCAAGTCAGGGATTTGGAAGTGGTTTTAGCAAACGGTGAGGTGATCCATTCCGGAAGTTTAGCGACAAAATCATCTTCAGGCATTCATTTGAATGGCTTGTTTGTCGGGTCGGAAGGTACACTAGGTGTATTTACTGAACTGACATTAAAGGTATACGGCATTCCTGAGGTAACCATGGCAGGAAGAGCCTCATTTCCAACCGTCGAACAGGCAGTATCTGCGGTTAATGGGATCATGCTTGCTGGAATCCCAATTGCACGAATTGAATTGGTTGATGCCGAGTCCATAAAAAAAGTTAATCAATTCATGGACAAATCCTATGATGTCAAACCAACTTTATTCCTGGAGTTTCATGGTAACTTTGCCGGACTTGAACAGGACGTCAAATTTGCCAAGGAAATCGTAAGTGATTTTGACTGTGGGGATATCCAGTTTGAAACTGATTCAAAAGCACGGAATGCTTTATGGGAAGCCCGCCATAATCTTGCGTACGCATTCATTCACAGTGCCCCGGGAAAGAAGCTGATGGTGACCGACGTAAGTGTGCCCCTTCATGAATTATCGGATGCCATATTGGATGCAAGAAAGAAAGTCGAACAATCAAAAGTGGAGGGGGCGATTGTAGGACATGTAGGTGACGGGAATTATCATGTATTGTTCATGATCGATCTGAAAAATCCTGAAGAAGTGAAAGAAGCGAAGTGGTTAAATGAAGAAATCGTTGAATTTGCCTTAACCAAAGGCGGTACATGTACAGGTGAACATGGGGTAGGCCTTGGAAAATCGAAGTATCAGCGAAGGGAGCATGGAGCAGCTTACGAAGTGATGAAAACGATCAAACAGGCATTGGATCCGAAAGGAATAATGAATCCCGGGAAAATTTTTATAGATTAA
- the ald gene encoding alanine dehydrogenase: MRIGIPKEIKNNENRVAITPAGVVALVNAGHEVLIEMNAGLGSSFTNESYQEAGAVIVEDAASVWASTEMIMKVKEPISSEYKYFRKDLILFTYLHLAAEPALAQALKESGVLAIAYETVAVNRTLPLLTPMSEVAGRMAAQIGAQFLEKNNGGKGILLSGVPGVKRGKVAVVGGGMVGTNAAKIAIGLGADVTILDLSPDRLRQLDDIFGNELTTLISNPYNIAEAVKDADLVIGAVLIPGAKAPKLVTEEMVKSMSPGSVIVDVAIDQGGIFETVDHITTHDNPTYVKHGVVHYAVANMPGAVPQTSTVALTNVTVPFALQIANKGAIKAILENDALAKGVNVANGEITFEAVATDLGYNYVSVENALNPNNINA, from the coding sequence ATGAGAATAGGAATTCCAAAAGAGATTAAAAACAATGAAAACCGTGTAGCTATCACTCCAGCTGGGGTTGTAGCATTAGTCAATGCAGGGCATGAAGTATTAATCGAAATGAACGCAGGTCTAGGAAGCAGTTTTACAAATGAATCATATCAAGAAGCTGGTGCTGTAATAGTCGAGGACGCTGCTAGCGTTTGGGCAAGCACAGAAATGATCATGAAAGTAAAAGAACCTATCTCATCTGAATATAAATATTTCCGAAAAGATTTAATCCTTTTCACATATTTGCATCTTGCGGCTGAACCGGCACTAGCTCAGGCCCTAAAAGAAAGCGGTGTCTTGGCCATTGCTTATGAAACGGTTGCAGTGAACCGCACACTTCCTTTATTGACACCAATGAGCGAAGTTGCAGGACGCATGGCTGCACAAATCGGTGCTCAGTTCCTGGAAAAAAATAACGGTGGTAAAGGAATCCTCTTAAGCGGAGTTCCTGGAGTGAAACGTGGTAAAGTCGCTGTTGTCGGCGGAGGAATGGTTGGAACGAATGCTGCTAAAATCGCTATAGGATTAGGCGCAGATGTTACAATTCTTGACTTAAGCCCTGACCGCCTACGTCAACTTGATGATATTTTCGGAAATGAACTGACTACACTCATCTCCAATCCTTATAATATTGCAGAAGCAGTCAAAGATGCTGATTTAGTGATTGGTGCTGTATTGATCCCAGGTGCTAAAGCTCCTAAGCTCGTTACTGAAGAAATGGTTAAATCGATGTCTCCAGGTTCAGTCATTGTCGATGTTGCAATCGACCAAGGCGGTATCTTCGAAACGGTTGACCACATAACAACACATGATAACCCTACTTATGTTAAACATGGAGTAGTGCATTACGCAGTGGCAAATATGCCAGGTGCAGTGCCTCAAACCTCTACAGTTGCTTTAACTAACGTAACAGTGCCATTTGCACTGCAAATCGCAAACAAAGGCGCCATCAAAGCGATCCTTGAAAATGATGCACTTGCAAAAGGCGTCAATGTGGCGAACGGTGAAATCACGTTTGAAGCAGTTGCAACAGACCTAGGCTACAACTACGTAAGTGTTGAAAACGCCTTAAACCCAAATAACATTAACGCTTAA
- a CDS encoding EcsC family protein: MKFETKEELEKELITIEKWEKDQKGLWFWERIGRIPFKLLDKLTPDFIQKKLGVMLDEIGSYIQNGGKYLTKEAQILSQLQAKNPELKITSLEDVSSIPLHIMDSVSQDIKNSGSKLATVQGATTGIGGIFTLAIDIPLLLGMSIKTLQDIAITYGFDPSDRQERIFIVKCLQFTTSDVVGKKALLNELSKMHLPDSESKREIASELQGWREVVYTYRDQFGWKKLLQMVPVAGIIFGALTNRSMIADMADTGIMLYKKRRILERIQEPISKN, translated from the coding sequence ATGAAATTTGAAACAAAAGAAGAACTTGAGAAGGAATTAATAACCATTGAAAAATGGGAGAAGGATCAGAAAGGGCTATGGTTTTGGGAACGGATTGGGCGAATCCCCTTCAAACTATTGGATAAGCTGACACCGGATTTCATTCAGAAAAAATTGGGTGTCATGCTTGATGAAATCGGCAGCTATATTCAGAATGGCGGAAAATATTTAACGAAAGAAGCTCAAATTCTAAGTCAGCTACAGGCCAAGAACCCCGAGTTGAAAATTACTTCCCTGGAAGATGTATCAAGCATTCCCCTCCATATAATGGATAGCGTGAGTCAAGATATTAAAAATTCAGGCAGCAAATTGGCAACGGTTCAAGGTGCCACTACCGGTATTGGCGGAATCTTCACCTTAGCCATCGACATCCCCCTTCTACTCGGCATGTCGATTAAAACACTTCAAGATATCGCCATCACATATGGGTTCGATCCCAGTGACCGTCAAGAGCGTATTTTCATCGTCAAATGTCTGCAATTCACAACATCGGATGTTGTAGGCAAAAAAGCACTATTAAATGAACTGTCGAAAATGCACCTGCCTGATTCCGAATCAAAAAGGGAAATAGCATCCGAGCTGCAAGGATGGCGAGAAGTCGTTTATACATACCGCGATCAGTTTGGCTGGAAAAAGCTTTTGCAAATGGTTCCTGTTGCTGGAATAATCTTTGGAGCCCTTACCAATCGATCGATGATTGCCGATATGGCCGATACGGGAATCATGCTTTATAAAAAAAGACGGATTTTAGAGCGCATCCAAGAACCTATTTCGAAAAATTAA
- a CDS encoding helix-turn-helix domain-containing protein, whose protein sequence is MKELEKNRDIFKDLYGDMMEFADRISSVLGCPITIEDGNHRLLAYSTHDDTTDQARIMTIIGRRVPEKVINSLWKDGFIPALLKEDAPIKIGAINDVGLGNRAAVSIRKNNEVLGFIWALEVNEPFSEEDMEFLQFAAKEAKNQLQQLQLKKKRKEAGNQEFLWRMLTGHYQEESEIIENFTKFSLHVPVVFSILVFEFPEEINREVERYISYMLTTTQKINSSLFAIDHNKLILFAGANQENSPSFTSSIYDFIPFFILEMKRRFGVEHILGTAGHMYKNLLDVKTSYDEAQYTLKMKTIFPDDMKLILHYEELGMFQMIESLASNKQRHVHPSILKLKAYDMKNQTEMLQTLTVYLEKDCNPNEASRNLHIHVNTLNYRLKRISEVGNIRLKDPIQKMSLFLNIKLDQYDKFFKKN, encoded by the coding sequence ATGAAGGAATTAGAAAAAAATAGAGATATTTTTAAAGACCTTTATGGAGATATGATGGAGTTTGCCGATAGAATCAGTTCTGTTTTAGGTTGCCCCATTACAATCGAGGACGGTAATCACCGCTTACTTGCTTATAGCACACACGATGATACTACGGATCAGGCTCGTATCATGACCATAATCGGAAGACGCGTCCCTGAAAAAGTCATCAACAGTTTATGGAAAGATGGCTTCATCCCAGCTTTATTGAAAGAAGATGCCCCCATTAAGATCGGGGCCATCAATGATGTCGGTCTCGGTAACAGGGCTGCGGTGTCCATTCGGAAAAATAATGAAGTCCTTGGATTCATTTGGGCTTTAGAAGTAAATGAACCTTTCTCCGAAGAAGATATGGAATTTCTGCAATTCGCTGCCAAAGAGGCGAAAAACCAGTTACAGCAATTGCAATTGAAAAAGAAAAGGAAAGAAGCGGGTAATCAAGAGTTCCTTTGGCGCATGCTGACTGGACACTACCAAGAAGAATCGGAAATAATTGAAAATTTCACGAAATTCTCCTTACATGTTCCGGTGGTTTTTTCCATATTGGTATTCGAATTTCCTGAAGAGATCAATCGGGAAGTAGAGCGATACATTTCATACATGTTAACGACTACGCAAAAGATAAACAGTTCCTTATTTGCGATTGACCATAACAAGCTCATTCTTTTTGCAGGAGCCAACCAGGAAAACAGCCCTTCTTTCACATCATCGATTTATGATTTCATCCCTTTTTTCATTTTGGAAATGAAACGGCGTTTCGGTGTTGAGCATATCCTTGGAACGGCTGGCCATATGTATAAAAACTTATTGGATGTTAAAACAAGTTACGATGAAGCTCAATACACTCTAAAAATGAAGACTATTTTCCCTGATGACATGAAGCTCATCTTACATTATGAGGAACTTGGCATGTTTCAAATGATTGAATCGCTCGCAAGCAACAAACAACGTCATGTTCATCCTTCCATCCTGAAGCTAAAAGCATATGACATGAAAAACCAGACGGAAATGCTGCAGACACTCACTGTCTATCTAGAAAAGGACTGCAACCCAAATGAAGCTTCAAGAAATCTTCATATCCATGTGAATACATTGAATTACCGATTAAAAAGGATTTCAGAGGTGGGAAATATCCGGTTAAAAGACCCGATTCAAAAAATGTCCCTCTTTCTTAACATTAAACTTGATCAATATGATAAATTTTTCAAGAAAAATTAA
- a CDS encoding inorganic phosphate transporter, whose product MDTLLILTILIVFFALAFDFINGFHDTANAIATAVSTKAMKPRHAIIMAAIMNFVGAMTFTGVAKTITKDIVDPFTLPNGSYVILAALLAAIIWNLLTWYYGIPSSSSHALIGSIAGAAIAAAGFAGIKWEGFMKILQALIFSPLIAFAIGFIVYSIFKVVFKNNNLTKTNQKFRTIQIATAALQSYTHGTNDAQKAMGIITMALIANGYASNADIPFWVQFSCALAMGLGTSVGGWKIIKTVGGKIMKIRPVNGVAADLTGAFIIFGATVIHMPVSTTHVISSSILGVGTAHRVKGVKWGTAKRMIITWFITIPISATLAGLIYLLINFLF is encoded by the coding sequence ATGGATACTTTATTAATTTTAACAATATTAATCGTTTTCTTTGCTTTAGCATTTGACTTCATCAATGGTTTCCATGATACAGCCAATGCAATAGCCACTGCTGTTTCAACAAAGGCCATGAAGCCTCGGCATGCCATCATCATGGCAGCTATCATGAATTTCGTCGGAGCTATGACATTTACTGGAGTAGCGAAGACCATAACCAAAGATATCGTGGATCCGTTCACACTTCCGAATGGTTCATATGTAATCTTGGCTGCTCTGCTTGCCGCGATCATATGGAACCTTCTTACCTGGTATTACGGAATACCAAGCAGTTCCTCCCACGCATTGATTGGTTCGATTGCAGGTGCCGCCATTGCTGCAGCTGGATTCGCCGGAATTAAATGGGAAGGATTCATGAAAATTCTTCAAGCTTTGATCTTCTCCCCGTTAATTGCTTTTGCAATCGGGTTTATCGTATACAGCATCTTTAAAGTGGTCTTTAAGAACAATAACCTGACAAAAACAAACCAAAAATTTCGTACTATACAGATTGCTACTGCAGCACTTCAATCGTATACCCACGGAACGAATGACGCTCAAAAAGCGATGGGTATCATCACGATGGCACTTATTGCAAATGGTTATGCATCAAATGCCGATATCCCCTTCTGGGTTCAATTTTCCTGTGCGTTAGCAATGGGACTTGGAACTTCCGTAGGTGGATGGAAAATCATTAAAACCGTTGGCGGCAAAATTATGAAGATCCGTCCGGTCAATGGTGTTGCAGCGGATTTAACCGGAGCCTTTATCATCTTCGGCGCGACCGTAATACACATGCCAGTCAGTACTACCCATGTTATTTCCTCTTCAATCCTTGGAGTTGGAACCGCCCATCGTGTCAAAGGCGTAAAATGGGGAACGGCAAAAAGAATGATCATCACTTGGTTCATTACCATTCCCATCTCGGCAACATTAGCAGGTTTGATTTATCTTTTGATTAATTTCCTATTCTAA
- a CDS encoding DUF47 domain-containing protein → MAFKSKKDKFAVMLFNIAQNLKEGADYFADYKLKNISDLKVFSDTMKDYEHKGDSMVHNVIKELNNAFITPIEREDILELTMRMDDVIDGLEHCAALFEMYSIVNADEYMLKFVDAIKQCTYEIETAVDTLSTKKLPMIRENAIKIKDLESVCDGIQRQSIKNLFTVEKDPIRIIQYKEIYESLEEIADHCQAVANTLETIIMKNA, encoded by the coding sequence ATGGCTTTTAAATCAAAAAAAGACAAATTCGCAGTAATGCTTTTCAACATTGCTCAAAACCTTAAAGAAGGTGCTGACTATTTCGCGGATTATAAACTCAAAAACATCTCCGATCTAAAAGTATTTTCAGATACTATGAAAGATTATGAGCATAAAGGCGATTCAATGGTTCATAACGTGATTAAAGAGCTGAACAATGCCTTTATCACTCCTATCGAACGCGAGGATATCCTTGAACTAACCATGAGAATGGATGATGTCATAGACGGTTTGGAACACTGTGCCGCATTATTTGAAATGTACTCAATAGTCAATGCAGATGAGTATATGCTTAAGTTTGTGGATGCAATCAAGCAGTGTACGTATGAGATTGAAACAGCTGTCGATACACTATCCACTAAAAAATTACCAATGATTCGTGAAAATGCAATCAAAATTAAAGATCTTGAATCCGTTTGTGACGGGATCCAACGTCAATCAATCAAAAACTTGTTTACAGTTGAAAAAGATCCAATCAGGATCATTCAATATAAAGAAATTTACGAAAGCCTTGAAGAGATTGCCGATCACTGTCAAGCAGTGGCCAATACACTTGAAACAATCATAATGAAAAACGCCTAA
- a CDS encoding inorganic phosphate transporter, with the protein MNSIFILTALIIIFALVFDFINGFHDTANAIATAVSTKALKPRHAIIMAAVMNLLGALTFTGVAHTITKDIVDPFTLNNGSYVILAALLSAITWNLITWYFGIPSSSSHAIIGSIAGAAIVASGFDAIKWSGFTKIIQALILSPILAFTLGFIVYSIFKVVFKNNNLGKTNKRFRRIQILTAAIQSYTHGTNDAQKSMGIITMALIANGYASTSEVPFWVQLSCAIAMALGTSIGGWKIIKTVGGKIMKIRPVNGVAADMTGAAIIFGATFLHMPVSTTHVISSSILGVGSAHRIKGVKWGTAKSMLITWFITLPISASLAGIIYYLIALFL; encoded by the coding sequence ATGAATAGCATATTCATCTTAACAGCGCTAATTATTATATTTGCTTTGGTCTTTGATTTTATCAATGGTTTCCATGATACGGCTAATGCCATCGCTACAGCAGTATCAACCAAGGCGCTTAAACCACGTCATGCAATCATCATGGCTGCGGTCATGAATTTATTGGGAGCACTGACTTTTACCGGTGTAGCGCATACCATTACGAAGGATATCGTTGATCCGTTCACATTAAACAACGGCTCTTATGTAATCCTTGCTGCTCTGCTCTCTGCAATAACGTGGAATTTAATCACTTGGTATTTCGGCATTCCAAGCAGTTCTTCACATGCAATCATTGGGTCAATAGCAGGAGCGGCCATCGTGGCTAGTGGATTCGATGCAATAAAATGGAGTGGATTCACTAAAATTATCCAGGCATTGATTCTATCTCCCATCCTTGCCTTTACGCTTGGATTCATTGTATACAGTATCTTCAAGGTAGTATTCAAAAATAATAATTTAGGAAAGACCAATAAGCGATTCAGGAGAATACAAATTCTCACGGCAGCCATCCAGTCTTATACACACGGAACGAATGACGCTCAAAAATCGATGGGTATCATCACGATGGCTTTAATCGCTAACGGATATGCCTCTACCTCGGAAGTTCCCTTCTGGGTACAATTATCCTGCGCAATAGCCATGGCGCTTGGTACATCAATCGGAGGTTGGAAAATCATCAAAACCGTTGGCGGTAAAATCATGAAAATACGGCCGGTTAATGGGGTGGCTGCAGATATGACTGGTGCAGCAATCATTTTCGGTGCCACATTCCTGCATATGCCGGTCAGTACGACACATGTCATTTCTTCTTCCATACTTGGTGTCGGTTCTGCACACCGTATCAAAGGCGTAAAATGGGGAACTGCTAAAAGCATGTTGATTACTTGGTTCATTACCTTGCCGATTTCCGCTTCATTAGCTGGAATTATTTATTATTTAATTGCTTTATTTTTATAG
- a CDS encoding aldo/keto reductase, whose protein sequence is MISNIAETITLHNGVQMPQLGFGVFKVKNGKETVESVKKAIQVGYRAIDTAAIYENEEGVGQAIRESGVPREELFITSKVWNTEQGYETTLQAFDDSLNRLGLEYLDLYLIHWPGKDKYLETWRALEKLYKDGKVKSIGVSNFHVHHLENLLANSEVKPVVNQIELHPLLTQVEIRDYCAKHEIKVTSWSPLGRGNLLEEPTINHIAKKHGKSSAQVLIRWHLQHDLVVIPKSITPSRIEENAQVFDFSLSLNEMNQIDALNKNERFGSNPDELLF, encoded by the coding sequence ATGATTTCAAATATTGCGGAAACGATCACTCTACATAACGGAGTTCAAATGCCACAGTTGGGTTTCGGTGTATTCAAAGTGAAAAATGGCAAAGAAACGGTTGAATCCGTTAAGAAAGCAATCCAAGTAGGATATCGAGCGATTGATACGGCAGCCATTTATGAAAATGAAGAAGGTGTTGGACAGGCGATTCGGGAGAGCGGAGTACCTCGTGAAGAATTGTTCATAACATCTAAAGTATGGAATACGGAACAAGGATACGAAACCACGCTTCAGGCATTTGATGATAGTTTAAATCGCCTTGGGCTGGAATATTTGGATTTATACCTGATTCACTGGCCTGGAAAAGATAAATATCTGGAAACATGGAGGGCGCTGGAAAAGCTTTATAAGGATGGAAAAGTGAAATCTATCGGTGTAAGTAATTTCCATGTTCATCATTTGGAAAATTTACTTGCAAATAGTGAAGTGAAACCGGTCGTAAATCAAATCGAATTGCATCCACTTTTGACTCAAGTCGAAATTCGTGATTACTGTGCAAAGCATGAAATAAAGGTGACATCATGGAGCCCGCTAGGCAGGGGGAACTTATTGGAAGAACCAACAATTAATCATATAGCTAAGAAGCACGGGAAAAGTTCAGCGCAAGTGTTAATTAGATGGCATCTTCAACATGATCTCGTAGTAATACCCAAATCGATTACGCCGTCCCGTATCGAGGAAAATGCACAGGTATTTGATTTTTCATTAAGCCTTAACGAAATGAACCAAATAGATGCCTTGAACAAAAATGAACGGTTCGGAAGCAATCCAGATGAACTTTTGTTCTAA
- a CDS encoding GlsB/YeaQ/YmgE family stress response membrane protein gives MGFLWSLIIGGIIGWLAGMIVGRDVPFGIIGNIIAGFVGAWLGSLILGNWGPSVADFAIIPALIGAIVFVFILSLILKGMRKAS, from the coding sequence ATGGGATTTTTATGGTCATTAATTATCGGAGGTATCATCGGTTGGTTAGCAGGTATGATCGTTGGACGTGACGTACCATTTGGAATTATCGGTAACATCATCGCTGGTTTTGTTGGTGCATGGTTAGGTTCATTAATTCTTGGGAACTGGGGACCGTCAGTAGCAGATTTCGCTATTATTCCAGCATTGATTGGTGCTATCGTGTTTGTCTTCATCTTAAGCCTTATCTTAAAAGGCATGAGAAAAGCTTCATAA